The Spirochaetaceae bacterium DNA segment TCGTCCTCACCAAGGCGGACCTGATCCGGGATCCGGCGCCGGCGGTGGCCGAGATCCGCTCCGCGGTGGCCGGCAGCGGCTTCGCGGACTTCCCGATCGTGCCGGTTTCGGTGGTCGACGGCACCGGTATCGGTGCGCTGCGCACGGCGGTCGCCGCGCAGTTGCAGGCGCTGCCTCCGGGGCCGCCCGCCGGCACACCGCGCCTCGCCGTGGATCGGGCATTCGCCGTGGCCGGCGCCGGCACGGTGGTAACCGGCACGCTCTCCGGCGGCGCCCTGCGGCGCGGCCAGGAGGTGGAGGCTTGGCCGGGCGGGGCACGCGCCCGCATCCGCGGCGTGGAGAGCTTCAACCGATCCGCCGACCGTGCCGGCCCCGCCACCCGCGTCGCGCTGAATCTCGCCCCCACCGGCTCCTCGCGCGCGGCTCGCCCCCCACGTCGGGGCGACCTGATCACCCCGCCGGACAGCGTGACCGCAACCGCATACGTCGATGCGCGGGTCGCGTGCAGCTCGCGAGGCCGCTCCGAACGCACCGCCCCGCTGCTGCGCGACGGAGTCCGCGTGCGCGTGCATCACGGCACCGCCAACGTACCCGGCACCGTCCGCCTGCAGGCGGACCCCGCCCGCGGCGGCCTGCAGCCCGGCGCGTCCGTCCTGGCACGGATTCACCTGGACGAGCCGCGCGCCCTGCTGATCGGCGACCGCTTCGTGCTGCGCGACTGGTCGCAGCGCCACACCCTGGCCGGCGGCGTGATACTCGATCCGGCGCCGCACCGGCCGTTGCGCGACCCTGTGCAGCGCGCGCAGTTGCAGGCCATCGGCGACGCCCCGCGGCAGGTCGCGTCGATCCTCCCGGCACGCGCAGCAAGCAGCGGCATGGTGGCGCTGGCGGAGTTCGCAAGACTGGTACCGGCTGCCTCAGCCGAGCTGGAGCGTACGGCGAACACTCTCGCAGCGGAGGGTCGGCTGCGGGTCTTCGACCGGTTCGCCGCCAACGCCGAGTGGTTTGACGGCCAAGTGGCGGCCGCCGCGAAAGCTATCGATGCTGAACTGCGCGATCATCCCGAGCGCCCCGGGGTTCCGGTTACCGCACTGCACACTGTAGTCGCGCCACCGTCGGCTGGCCTCCCCCGCCGCGCGGCCGGCGCCCTGCGCGATGCCGTTCTGGCCGCGTTGGCGGAACGCGGCTATCGCCGCTCGGGAGCGCTGATCCGCCCGCCCGGTCACGCGGCGGCACTCCCTCCGCACCTCTCGCACGCGGCGAAAGCCATGCGCGCCACCCTGGCCGCCGCGCCCCTGGCACCACCGAGTCGCAGTCAACTTGCCGCGAATCGCGCCGGCCAGGCAGTACTCGATTACCTTGTCAACTCGGGGGAGTTGGTGCAGCTCGACCAGGACGTGGTACTGCCCGCTGATGCATACGAACAGGCGCGCGAGGTCGTCGTTGCCTACCTGCGCCGTCACCAGGCCGCCACGACCAGTGCGCTGCGTACGGCAGTGGGCACCAATCGCCGCGTCATCATCCCGCTGCTTGAACGGCTCGACCGCGACGGCATAACGCTGCGCGCCGGCAGCGAGCGACGCCTCACGACCCCCGGCACGTAACGGCTGCCGTCGAGCGGCCCGATCTCGGTGTCTCGGTAGGCTGCCCCGCGGCGCCTGCGGCGCCCTGCACAGTCACGGACGTCAGGCGTCGCGAGCGCCGTGCCGGATGTGAAGCACGTGAACCGTCCTTCCCTTCACCGTGAAGAACACCTTCCACGGTGTACCTGTGCCAACCAGCACTTGGCGGATGTCCACGTCGAACGCTTCGCTTTCGGCAGCCAAGGGGTGCGCTTCGGGGAGCGTGTCGAGGCTCAGGATCTTGTCGCGCACCGCTGCCAGCCATCGATCGGCGTAGTCGGGATTCCGCGTGGACAACCATGCGTGCGCTTCGCGGATGTTGGCGGCGGCGAGTGGAGCGACGATGACGTCGTAGCGCCGCATCACTCGGCGGCGTTCCGGGTGTCAAACTCCTCGAAGAAAGTCTGGGCGCGAATTCCGCGTCCTGCGCGGGCCTGATCGAGCCCCTTGCGGATGCCGACGACCGCGGCGGCGTAATCGAGTTGATCCTGAACCTCCTGCCACGCCTGCGCGTCCATGACGACCAGCGCCGGTCTGCCGTTCACGGTCAGCACGGAGGGTCGGCCCGTGTCCTTGAGGCGAGTCAGAAAGCGCGCGGTGTCGCGCTTGAACTCGGTCAGCGGGCGAATGTCCTTGGTGATGTCCATGGCACCTCTCTCAGCATCTCATTCGATGCGTATGATATGCGATATCCATGCTGATGCCAAGGCCGTCAGTCGTGCAGGAGGTGCGCGGCGGCGTGCTTCGCTTGCTCCAGGTCGGCGGCAAACGACTCTTCCGGCAGGCGGTCGAAGATGCCCAGGGCGGTGAGGGCGTTCTTCATCTCGGCCGAAAGGCCGGCGACGATGCAGCCCTTGTCCTGGTCGAGGACGCTGCCGTTGATCAGTTCCTCCATCGCCATCGCGGCGTTGTCGTCCATCGCCTCGGTCTCGCTGAAATCGAAGATCACCACCTGGTGGTCGGCCAGATCCGGACTGATGACCCGTACGATCTCGCGGGCGGACGCGATCGAGTAACGGCCGCGCAGGGAGAGCAGCCCGACGCGGGCGTGGAATGGATCGGCGCTGGCGGGCAGGCGATCGTCGCCGAACAGGACCATGTCCAGGAGCGGTGTGGACACGGTCTGATTGATCTCTCCGCGCTGCGAGCGCATCGCGTGCGCCATTCCGGCGACGAAGAAGCCGACCGCGATGGCGGAGATTACGTCCACAAACGTGGACAGCGCCGCGGTAAGCAGCGTCACTATGCCGATCTCCGGAGACAGCTTCGGAATGCGGCGCAGAAAGCGCACCTCCATCATGTCCCAGCCGACCTTGATCAGGATGCCGGCGAACGCGGCGTTGGGAATCCACGCCAGGGTGTTGCCGAGGCCGAGCAGCACGGCCAGCAGGACCGCGGCGCATACCACTCCGGTCAACGGCGTGCGTCCGCCCGACCGGGCGGCCAGCAGCGAACAGGGCGCCGACGCCGCACCGGGCAGCGCGCCGATCAGCCCGGCCGCGATGTTGCCCACGCCCAGCCCGAACAGCTCCCGGTTGGGCTTGTGGTTGCGCCCCGCGATCGGGTCGATGATCAGCGCCGTCAGCAGGTTGTAGATCGAGCTGAGGAACGCCAGGATCAGGGCGGGCTGGACTGCGTCCACCAGCACCGACGTGGTGAGCACCGGCGCCTGCAGCGCCGGAATGCCGATCTCGGGCTCGCCGATGCGGGTTGCCGCATCGAACAACAGCGCGCCGGCAACCGTCGCCACGATCAGCGCGACCAGGGCGTTGGGCACCACGCGGTGCAGCTTCGCCGGCCACAGCATGAACACCAGCAGCGAGATGGTGGCCACGGCGAACGCGTCGACGTTGAGGTTGGCCACCGCCCGCGGCCAGGAGGCGATGATGGCGGCCACCCCGATGCCGGGCTCCACCGGCGCACCGAGAAACCACAGCGTCTGGGTCATGCAGATGTAGCCGCCCACGCCCACGAATACCCCGCGCACCACCGAGAACGGCAGCCAGTTGATGAACCGGCCGAGACGCAGCGCCCCGAACACGATCTGCATCAAGCCGGCCATCATCACGATCGTGAACGCTTCCGCCATGCTGTCGGCGTAGGTGCCGATGATCACCGCCGTGAAGATGGCCACGATCGCGCTGGGGCCGGAGATCATCGGGGCGGCGCCGCCGAGCACCGCCGTGAGGAAGCCGACCGCGATCGCCCCGTAGAACGCTGCCACCGGCCCGAGTCCGGACAGCACGCCGAACCCGAGCGCCACCGGCACCATCATCACCGCCGACACGATGCCGCCGAACACGTCCCCTTTCAGATCGCCCAGCCCGTACGAGTGGGGTCGACTCTCGCTACGCATGGCGCTGGCATCATCGCCTGCTTTGCCCCGTTCGGCAAAACCGGCGAAGTGGCTGTCGCATGCATGGTGCGCGACCGCGCGCGCTGAGTCGAATGCCCGAGTTGAGGTACTCTTATCGCATGAGCCGGCCCAATATCATCCTGATCATCACCGACCAGCAGCGCTACGAAACAATCCGAGCGCTCGGTTTTCCCCATGTCTACACCCCGCACCTCGACGCCCTGGTGCGCGACGGGGTCTCGTTCAGTCAATGCCACGTCACGGCGCCTTCGTGCGGACCGTCGCGCGCGAGCCTGTTCACCGGCTACTTCCCGCACAATGCCGGCGCGCAGCGCAACAACGATCCATGGCCGCGCACCTGGGTGGAGGACCTGCGTGCGGCCGGATACTACTGCGTCAACGTCGGCAAGATGCACGCCACCCCGTACACCGCGATGCACGGCTTTCACGAGCGGTTCGTGGTCGAGAACAAGCAGCGCCGCTACGGCGAGCCGCTGTGGAGCGGCAACCCGCACGTGTTCGACGACGAGTGGGACAAGGCATTGGCCGCGCACGGCCTGGACCGCCCGGAGAAGCCGTTCTACCGCGCCTGGCCGGACGTGGCCGAGCGCCAGGGCGCCTACGAGTGGCCCCTGGCGGAGAAGCTGCACCCGGACGTGTTCGTCGGCGACCTGGCGCTGCGCTGGATCGACAACGCACCAGAGGTGCCCGGCGAGCCGCTGTTCCTGGAGATCGGCTTTCCCGGCCCGCACCCGCCGTACGATCCGGTCGAGTCATACGCGCGGCCGTACCTGGAGCGGGAGTTGCCGATTCTGGAAGCCACCGCCGATGAACTGGCGGCCCAGCCGGCGACGCTCGCCGCGCTGCGGGCGCGCATGGCGGAGCTGTTCGCCGACTCCATCGCGTTCGACCCGCTGGCCCCGCCCGAGCAGCGGCGCCGGCAGCGCGCCTACTACCTGGCCAACGTCACCATGATCGACCGGCAGGTAGGCCGGATCATGACCCGCCTGCGCGAGCGCGGGTTTCTGGACGATGCGGTGGTGATCTTCACCTCCGACCACGGCGACAGCCTCGGCGACCACGGCCTGGTG contains these protein-coding regions:
- a CDS encoding SulP family inorganic anion transporter; amino-acid sequence: MRSESRPHSYGLGDLKGDVFGGIVSAVMMVPVALGFGVLSGLGPVAAFYGAIAVGFLTAVLGGAAPMISGPSAIVAIFTAVIIGTYADSMAEAFTIVMMAGLMQIVFGALRLGRFINWLPFSVVRGVFVGVGGYICMTQTLWFLGAPVEPGIGVAAIIASWPRAVANLNVDAFAVATISLLVFMLWPAKLHRVVPNALVALIVATVAGALLFDAATRIGEPEIGIPALQAPVLTTSVLVDAVQPALILAFLSSIYNLLTALIIDPIAGRNHKPNRELFGLGVGNIAAGLIGALPGAASAPCSLLAARSGGRTPLTGVVCAAVLLAVLLGLGNTLAWIPNAAFAGILIKVGWDMMEVRFLRRIPKLSPEIGIVTLLTAALSTFVDVISAIAVGFFVAGMAHAMRSQRGEINQTVSTPLLDMVLFGDDRLPASADPFHARVGLLSLRGRYSIASAREIVRVISPDLADHQVVIFDFSETEAMDDNAAMAMEELINGSVLDQDKGCIVAGLSAEMKNALTALGIFDRLPEESFAADLEQAKHAAAHLLHD
- the selB gene encoding selenocysteine-specific translation elongation factor — encoded protein: MTVRNFIATTAGHIDHGKSSLVQALTGTDPDRLPEEKRRGITIELGFAYLELPIPGRDLTLRVGIVDVPGHEDFVKNMVAGVGAADVALLVVAANEGWMPQTEEHLQIVEYLGARSGVIVLTKADLIRDPAPAVAEIRSAVAGSGFADFPIVPVSVVDGTGIGALRTAVAAQLQALPPGPPAGTPRLAVDRAFAVAGAGTVVTGTLSGGALRRGQEVEAWPGGARARIRGVESFNRSADRAGPATRVALNLAPTGSSRAARPPRRGDLITPPDSVTATAYVDARVACSSRGRSERTAPLLRDGVRVRVHHGTANVPGTVRLQADPARGGLQPGASVLARIHLDEPRALLIGDRFVLRDWSQRHTLAGGVILDPAPHRPLRDPVQRAQLQAIGDAPRQVASILPARAASSGMVALAEFARLVPAASAELERTANTLAAEGRLRVFDRFAANAEWFDGQVAAAAKAIDAELRDHPERPGVPVTALHTVVAPPSAGLPRRAAGALRDAVLAALAERGYRRSGALIRPPGHAAALPPHLSHAAKAMRATLAAAPLAPPSRSQLAANRAGQAVLDYLVNSGELVQLDQDVVLPADAYEQAREVVVAYLRRHQAATTSALRTAVGTNRRVIIPLLERLDRDGITLRAGSERRLTTPGT
- a CDS encoding type II toxin-antitoxin system RelE/ParE family toxin translates to MRRYDVIVAPLAAANIREAHAWLSTRNPDYADRWLAAVRDKILSLDTLPEAHPLAAESEAFDVDIRQVLVGTGTPWKVFFTVKGRTVHVLHIRHGARDA
- a CDS encoding type II toxin-antitoxin system Phd/YefM family antitoxin translates to MDITKDIRPLTEFKRDTARFLTRLKDTGRPSVLTVNGRPALVVMDAQAWQEVQDQLDYAAAVVGIRKGLDQARAGRGIRAQTFFEEFDTRNAAE
- a CDS encoding sulfatase-like hydrolase/transferase, encoding MSRPNIILIITDQQRYETIRALGFPHVYTPHLDALVRDGVSFSQCHVTAPSCGPSRASLFTGYFPHNAGAQRNNDPWPRTWVEDLRAAGYYCVNVGKMHATPYTAMHGFHERFVVENKQRRYGEPLWSGNPHVFDDEWDKALAAHGLDRPEKPFYRAWPDVAERQGAYEWPLAEKLHPDVFVGDLALRWIDNAPEVPGEPLFLEIGFPGPHPPYDPVESYARPYLERELPILEATADELAAQPATLAALRARMAELFADSIAFDPLAPPEQRRRQRAYYLANVTMIDRQVGRIMTRLRERGFLDDAVVIFTSDHGDSLGDHGLVEKWNMYDSSVRVPLVVSAPGRFAGGRTVDALTQWFDIGPTVLELAGLQPPERMEAQSLLPHLQGVPDAPSRRYVYSEHVPDVMLQQVDHLLMIRDRRHKLVQYLGTGEGQLFDLEQDPDELCNLWDSRGHSEIRATLERELQHWFVTSTTAAAGWQQSPAAGNERLPSATRSSS